The Verrucomicrobium spinosum DSM 4136 = JCM 18804 genome includes a region encoding these proteins:
- a CDS encoding tRNA(His) guanylyltransferase Thg1 family protein, whose product MRALEALEDARFMPGVFAVARVDGRSFTRLTKEIANFEAPFDLRFSDYMAATALHLCNCGFQAIYAYTQSDEISLLFRAEDETFQRKLRKWNSILASEAGAVFSLRLGMPAAFDCRIIPLPNKKSVHSRPTAKQKGDWRPTPHRVGLR is encoded by the coding sequence ATGAGGGCCCTGGAAGCCCTGGAAGACGCACGGTTCATGCCGGGCGTCTTTGCGGTGGCGCGTGTCGATGGTCGGTCCTTCACCCGGCTGACCAAAGAAATCGCCAACTTCGAAGCCCCCTTCGATCTCCGCTTTAGCGACTACATGGCCGCAACCGCTCTGCACCTCTGCAATTGCGGATTCCAGGCCATCTACGCCTATACCCAGAGCGACGAGATCTCCCTGCTATTCCGCGCTGAAGATGAAACCTTTCAACGCAAACTGCGAAAATGGAACTCCATCCTCGCCTCAGAGGCTGGGGCGGTGTTTTCGCTCCGTTTGGGCATGCCAGCAGCTTTTGACTGCCGGATCATCCCGCTGCCCAATAAAAAGTCTGTTCACAGCCGTCCCACAGCGAAACAAAAAGGTGACTGGCGGCCTACCCCACACAGGGTAGGCCTGAGATGA
- a CDS encoding AAA family ATPase translates to MQLMLFTGIPASGKSLFYKQRFADTHVRINLDMLRTRHRESILYRSCLEGKAQMVVDNTNLTRAARADYIRRARLNHFSIHGYFFDADVEEALRRNTTRTGMARVPEVAILTAAKNLEPPSYDEGYDQLSVVRIEAGSFIVEEYACEIR, encoded by the coding sequence ATGCAACTCATGCTCTTCACCGGCATCCCGGCCTCAGGCAAGTCGTTGTTTTACAAGCAACGGTTTGCTGACACGCACGTCCGCATCAACCTCGACATGCTGCGCACCCGCCACCGGGAGTCCATCCTCTACCGCTCCTGTCTGGAAGGCAAGGCCCAGATGGTCGTGGACAACACGAACCTCACCCGGGCGGCCAGGGCGGACTACATCCGTCGCGCGCGGCTCAATCACTTCTCCATTCATGGGTACTTCTTTGATGCCGATGTGGAAGAGGCGTTGCGACGCAACACCACCCGCACCGGCATGGCCCGGGTCCCGGAGGTGGCCATCCTGACCGCCGCCAAGAACCTCGAACCGCCTTCGTACGATGAAGGCTATGATCAATTGAGCGTCGTCCGCATCGAAGCAGGCTCGTTTATCGTGGAGGAATATGCTTGTGAGATTCGATGA